The nucleotide sequence GGGGACATAGCATCTTCTGGTTCCACATGCTTGAGTTGAATTCCATCTTTCTGATTACTTTCGAGCTCTAATAATCCAGATGGCTCAAAAATAGGCAATATTGGTCTTTTGGAATGACCTTCAAATCTACTTTTTTTACGGCCGAAGTTATGAATATACCTActtccttctcttttacCATTCATCCCCCTACAGTACTAGTTGTTACAGCATTGGTGTAGGTTGGAACGAAACAGTTGAAATACGGTAGAGTAATGATCTTTCTCTAACGCTCTTCTATAGTGGGGACTTTTGATactttttaattttggttcatagaaaaagaaatacacATCGAAAATTTTTGGTTAATAGAAAagaagctcatcgcatctcatcgcatctcatcgtCAGAAAGAGGTTTAAAAGACAAGACTATAGAACTTTACCGTATTAATAGACAGTGTTAACTTACAATTGGCATCTACACTTCAAGTTGAATCATTCATTAAGTTCCAAACGTATATACAACGTATCAAAGACCGAAAAGAGTAGCACAGAACTGCATAGAAAATACTTGAAATATGGCgaagaaacaaagacaCAATACTAAACAGAGAAAGCTACTGCGTGAGAAGGAAAACCAAAAGATCCAAGACTTGGAGACTAGAATTTCAGAGTATGATCCAAAACTTGCTAAACCTCTACTTTTCCAAGATTTACCAATAAGTGAGTACACGTTGaaaggtttgaaagaagCTGCATTTATCAAAATGACCGAGATTCAACGTGAGTCTATACCACTTTCTTTGAAAGGACATGATGTATTAGGTGCTGCCAAAACCGGATCTGGTAAGACCTTGGCGTTCTTAATACCTGTGTTGGAGAAATTATACAGAGAAAAATGGACCGATATGGATGGTCTTGGTGCTTTGATCATATCTCCTACCAGAGAATTAGCCATGCAAATCTACGAGGTATTGAGTAAGATCGGGAAACACACCACATTTTCTGCAGCCTTGGTTATTGGTGGTAAAGATGTCAATTTTGAGAAGGAAAGACTCTCAAGAATTAATATTCTAATCGGAACTCCTGGTAGAATTTTACAGCATATGGATCAAGCCGTTGGGTTCAACGTTTCTAACTTACAGATGCTAGTGTTGGATGAAGCGGATAGATGTCTCGATATGGGGTTCAAAAAGACTTTAGATGCTATCATAAACAATTTACCCCCTTCTAGACAAACTCTATTATTTTCTGCTACACAATCTCAAACTTTAGACGATTTGGCAAGACTATCCTTAACAGATTACAAACAGGTTGGAACATTGGAAGCTCTAAACTCAAAAAATGCTGCTGCCACTCCAGAATCGTTACAACAGTCGTATATCGAAGTGCCTCTAACCGATAAGCTTGATATATTGTACAGTTTCATAAAGTCACATCTAAAGTCAAAACttattgtgtttttgtCTAGTTCCAAGCAAGTTCACTTTGTATATGAAACGTTCAGAAAGCTACAACCAGGTATTTCATTAATGCACTTACACGGTAGACAAAAACAGACTGCTAGAACGGAGACTTTAGACAAATTCAGTAGAGCACAGCACGTTTGCTTATTTTCCACTGATGTTGTTGCTAGAGGTATCGATTTCCCATCAGTAGACTGGGTCATCCAAGTTGACTGTCCGGAAGATGCAGACACATATATTCATAGAGTTGGAAGAGCGGCAAGATTCGGAAAAGAGGGTAAATCGCTCATTATGTTAACTCCTGAAGAACTCGAAGggttcttgaaaagattgaagTCTAAAAATATCGAACCAAGCAGATTGAACATCAAAcagtcaaagaaaaagtcCATAAAACCACAACTACAATCACTATTATTCAAGGACCCAGAATTAAAATATTTAGGTCAAAAGGCATTCATCTCCTACGCGAGATCGATCTATATCCAGAAAGATAAAGAGGTTTTCCATTTTGATGAGCTTCCACTCGAAGAATTCGCCAACTCTTTAGGTTTACCAGGTGCTCCAAAGATAAAGATGAAGGGTATGAAATCTATAGAAAAGGCAAAggaattaaaaaatacaTCAAGACAGCTTCTCTCGCTTGCCAAAACCAATGAAGATGGTGAACTTgttaaagaatcaaaaaatgaagtCAGAACAAGGTATGACAAGATGTTTGAACGTAAAAATCAAACTGTTTTGAGTGAACATTACTTAAACATTACAAAATCAcaagctgaagaagatgaggacCAAGACTTCATCAAAGTAAAGCGTCAAGATCACGACttgaatgaaaaagatttaCCAGAACTAATTATTCCAACATCTAAGAGAGCACAAAAGAAAGCGTTATCGAAGAAGGCGGCATTGGCATCAAAGGGTAATCCAACTAAAGTCAagtttgatgatgatggtgttGCTCATCCTGTTTATGAATTAGAGGATGAAGAGGCATTCCATGAGAAGGGTGATTCACTCAAACAAAAGGAGGAGTTCTTGTCTAAGGAAGCTGAATTAATGGCAAAGgttgatgttgaagatAAACAAATAGCTaaggagaagaaacaagagaaaaagcGTAAAAGATTAGAAGCAATGAGAAGAGAGATGGAAGCGGAAATGGATGACAGTGACTTTGAAGGTGAAACAGTAGCTTATCTCGGTACTGGTAATCTCAGTGATGACATGCAATCTGGCGATGATTACGAATCTgattcagaagaagagtctGATTCTGAAACTAGCAGACAGCctcaaagaaagaagagtaGATACGACAGCTCttccgatgaagaagatcatgGCGAAAAAGATAAGTTTGGCAAAATTATTGAAGTGGAAGAACCTAAGACCCTTGAAGATTTGGAATCTTTGACTGCTAACTTAATAGACGCATAGTTTTCACTGCATAGACATAGACATAGACAACTCTAGATTATAATATAACTTATATATAGATCAAAACCTGCAATTCGTGATTTTAAGCATCTGCGAAATCCTTATTCTTTGTTCTCCGAACTAAACTATCAACACGTTTAAAATGATGAATCTCTATTACTGCAGGAAAAGTCAACTGTAAAGCTTTCAGTTTAGAGcttgaaaaaaagtaaaaggttgaaaataaaagatgCGATGATTAAAATGAGAAGTACTTAAGTTACTTGCCTAGCAAAGTGTATGAAGTCCGTGAAGTGCTATAGGAAGCTTCAGTTTACTGGGTATTGTCAGGTAAGTTCTAACTTCTTAGAATTgggaaaataaaagaaaactgtGCTCAGTGAACCCATTTCCAAAATGTCTAATCAAAGCGACTTAGTACTATCAAGACCATATCTAACAAAGTCACAGATACAAAGAGCCCAAAAACACACTATTCCTGACAGAAGAGCATACAACCAGAAGAGGATACTTGTCTTCAAATTTTTATGTCAACTGTGCGTGCAGCTTAAATTACCGAGAAAGACTCTAGAGGCTACAAT is from Kluyveromyces marxianus DMKU3-1042 DNA, complete genome, chromosome 2 and encodes:
- the HCA4 gene encoding RNA-dependent ATPase HCA4, which encodes MAKKQRHNTKQRKLLREKENQKIQDLETRISEYDPKLAKPLLFQDLPISEYTLKGLKEAAFIKMTEIQRESIPLSLKGHDVLGAAKTGSGKTLAFLIPVLEKLYREKWTDMDGLGALIISPTRELAMQIYEVLSKIGKHTTFSAALVIGGKDVNFEKERLSRINILIGTPGRILQHMDQAVGFNVSNLQMLVLDEADRCLDMGFKKTLDAIINNLPPSRQTLLFSATQSQTLDDLARLSLTDYKQVGTLEALNSKNAAATPESLQQSYIEVPLTDKLDILYSFIKSHLKSKLIVFLSSSKQVHFVYETFRKLQPGISLMHLHGRQKQTARTETLDKFSRAQHVCLFSTDVVARGIDFPSVDWVIQVDCPEDADTYIHRVGRAARFGKEGKSLIMLTPEELEGFLKRLKSKNIEPSRLNIKQSKKKSIKPQLQSLLFKDPELKYLGQKAFISYARSIYIQKDKEVFHFDELPLEEFANSLGLPGAPKIKMKGMKSIEKAKELKNTSRQLLSLAKTNEDGELVKESKNEVRTRYDKMFERKNQTVLSEHYLNITKSQAEEDEDQDFIKVKRQDHDLNEKDLPELIIPTSKRAQKKALSKKAALASKGNPTKVKFDDDGVAHPVYELEDEEAFHEKGDSLKQKEEFLSKEAELMAKVDVEDKQIAKEKKQEKKRKRLEAMRREMEAEMDDSDFEGETVAYLGTGNLSDDMQSGDDYESDSEEESDSETSRQPQRKKSRYDSSSDEEDHGEKDKFGKIIEVEEPKTLEDLESLTANLIDA